TTAGAGATGCAATGTCCAGAAACTCCACAGTTTTAAGTTTGTGTATTTCGTCCAAAAACAGCTCCCCAGaccagaaaaataaatccacacGGTTCAGCTTTCCGCCTGTGCTacaatatgtttgttttttttagagtgTATTTTTGGTTAGCGACACGTCCTTGAAGTGTTACAGCTAAAAATGGAAATGTGCTCCAGATGCAGAATAGCAGTCAGAGGTGTGAGTTTGTAagggtttccatggcgacgtCGCCTGGCCCTCACTGCTGCGACAGGAGGGCGTTCCTGTTGGCCTTCATCTTCTCGAGGCGCTTCACGAGGTGGTTGTTGGTCATCTCCATCTCCTCGATTTTATCGAGCGCCGTGCGCAGCTGCGGGGAGCAGAGGGCAGACGCTCCGTTCAGTCGGCGGACGCTTCACATTCGGCTTATTAAACTGGGGGGGGCGCCGTCTTTACCTCTCTTTGCATCTTCCGTTTCTCCGCTTTGAGCTCGTCTTCCACCTTCTCAGAGCTGTCTGCGGACGCCTTGTACCGGGACACTTGGCCTTCAAGTCTGTTGATctggaaacaaaatgtacaGCCTGTTGAATGCTTGTAAAAATGTCACGCGGGCTACGGTTTATCATGACACGTTCTTAACTTACATTTTGTTCCATCGTACCCATTTCCTGCTCTGCCTTGGACAGCTTGAATTTGTATTCACTGATCTGTCTGTTGGCGTCTCCTGCGGACAAACGGAGACGCAGGTGACCCTTCTGAAAGGTGAACTTCACGCGTGGCCCGGCGGACACTGACGAGGGAGACTTACTCTGCAGCTCAATAAATTGTACGTCTGTGCCGTTCTCCATCCTCTCGCCGTCTGTGGACGAACTGTCCAGCTTCACGTGTTTCTGTCTCTCGTCCTCCAGCTGGTTCTTCAGCTTCCTGATCTGAGCCAGCAGCTCGTCCTTCTCTTCTGCCAGCTTGCGTAGCCTCACGTCTAGAAGAAGCACGAAACACATGGAACactaatattaaataaatactttgtaGTTGTATAAATACTCTGCGTTATACCAGTTCTGTCCTACAGCGTTGGGTAGTCGTGGTAATTTAATACACAACTCTGCTGCCTGGCTGTTATCTGAAGCTCAAGAGCTGAGCAGAAGCTCCGTCTCATGAAGGATTACTAGTAGAGGCGCTCCCCCAgtgggcctcctcctccacctatAGACCCGCCCggcgggcctcctcctcctaaagACTCGCCCGGCaggcctcctccttctcctaTAGACCCGCCCGGTGGTCCTCCTCCACCTATAGACTCACCCagcgggcctcctcctcctcctatagaCCCGCCCggcgggcctcctcctcctcctcctatagaCCCGCCCggcgggcctcctcctcctcctcctatagaCCCGCCCggcgggcctcctcctcctcctcttataGACCCGCCCGGCGGGCCTCCTCCACCTATAGACTCACCCagcgggcctcctcctcctcttataGACCCGCCCGGTGGTCCTCCTCCACCTATAGACTCGCCCGGcgggcctcttcctcctcctatAGACTCACCCagcgggcctcctcctcctatagACTCACCCagcgggcctcctcctcctcctatagaCTCACCCagcgggcctcctcctcctcctatagaCTCACCCAgcgggcctcctcctccacctatAGACTCGCCCGgcgggcctcctcctccacctatAGACTCGCCCGGcgggcctcttcctcctcctatAGACTCACCCagcgggcctcctcctcctatagACTCACCCagcgggcctcctcctcctcctatagaCCCACCCAGCGGGCCGCCTCCTCCACCTATAGACTCGCCAggcgggcctcctcctcctcctatagaCTCACCCAGCGGACCTTCTCCTGCAGACTCCAACAACTGTGCTGCCTCCTGGGAAACCACAGTGATCGCTGAGGACTGGAGCTCATGGTCGACGTCTCCGTTTGGTGTTCCGTCTGGGATAATCACTAATCCATGTTTCTGTAGCGAGGGAAGACGTTACTCAGGATCGACTccagaagaagagaggaagtcCACTGATCTATCATTCTCATCATCACCAGTTAGCTTTTGAAAATGTTACACATGCTGCACTACTTTTGTAGAATGTTTGTAGGAGCTTTTGTCATGTAACCTGttgcaagttatttttagattgactcgggacaccttattggtggtttaggctgttttgttagtttgtcctgtagatagatagatgcaattttattaacgacctcaaacctagtcatttccttttatttgtaaaagcaaaatactgtTGTGTAACAGGTCTGCAGTGTAACCTGTTGAACacgttttgtttgtgttcaataaaataagattggaacgTAGAAGATTTTATGCTATCGCTAAAATCGCTATCGGGCCAAAATCGGAATCGGCAGGTCAGGCTTTTTAAAGATCGGTGATTGGCCAGAAAATGTCAATCGGTGCAGCCCTACTGGATATTGTGGAAGAACAGCTAAAACAAGAGAGAAAACAGTCATCAAATGATGATTTATGTCAATATAAACCCACTGATATGAAACGGAGTTGAAATAATGCTCGCCTTGCAACAGAAGATATTTCCATGTTAGCAGTAGTATTTGGAGACAGAGTATTTATACCAAAAACCAGgtgacaataaataaagaaatatatatatatatagaaaaagaaatatatagGGGGGAAAACACTGTAGCGTCTCAAATTTTTAGTTCCCACTTATTCATTTGGAGTCACGTATGCAAATCACATGTATGTAATTTGACACTCTGGCATAATGATGAATTACCGTAAGTGAATCCTGAAGGAACACAAAGACCAAAATTGGTCTTTAACACAAGAACATCGCTGCTGTGTCTCCAACAGTGACATTACATGTTTACCGCCTATGAACACCAATCCACCAGTTATAGGATATAATATCCCGTCGTCGTGGTGAAGGACAGGAAGAAGGGGACAATAAGAGGTGGGAGTCAGAAGTACCAAACAGTAGCAGGTCCTGTAATATTAGCTGCTGTGGTTCCGACCAAGAAGCATAAAAAAGGAGCTTCAGGACTGCGACTCTTTCCTCTAGCCTGCTTGCATTCTTCTGGGACTTTGGGAAGACCTACCTCTCCGGCTTTGGCCTTCCCCTTGATGTCAGCGAGCTCATCTCTGAGCTCGTCTCTCTCATTCCTAATGCAATCAAAGTACTCTTTCTGCCTCTCTAGGGCCTGGCCACACAGGAGAAgacaagagagagaagaggcagatGACAAGCTGGACAGACTCTGGACAGACATGCAAGACTTCTCACATACATGAACACGCACTGAGCAGGCGTGAAGCCAACGGAGGAGAGACCAGACAAGCACAGACGAGGAGGGCAAGGCCACATGCTCGAGACACTGCTAGGAAAGGTTGGGAGGAGCGGAAGACTAATCGTACTGAGCCAGTAGATCCTCTTTACCGTCACAAAAACTAGCATGACGCGTTGACTATTAGGAATCTGACACGGTGACCTGATAAGAGCAGCCGGTCCAGAGGTGGAACCATGCACGTCATGCTCGAGGTGACTTTCACAGGTTGCACATGGAGCTTCACGACCAACGTTCTTGCGTTGTTAGTAGAGAAACACCCGTTACTTTGACATGCAAAAGTCCAAGCTGTGACTGTGGGCAGGTCCTGGTAACGTGCTAACGCTTCAGGGACTCCATCATGCAGaggcagcatgagaggctaaaggtTCAACCGTCTACCGCCTCCTgtcagagaacccacgcgggaCCTCCTACCCCAATCTTTTTGTCCTTCCAGTTAATCGTTTCCTGTAGGTCAAACACCTCCCTGGTGAGGGCGTCTAATTTTGTCTGCATTCGCTGGCTCTCCTGGAACAGTTGTAGAGCAGTAGCGAGATGACGCGGCGCAGAATGCCAAGGaatgaaacacagacacaagagaGAGCACACATTTACACAGGGATACCGAAACGAGAGATAgaaagaggtggggggggggggggtaatgctgAGAAAGATGTGAATGATTGTGTCAAATAGAACacgagacaggggggggggtcatcatatCCCTGCAGAGCAGAGGCTGTGCTAGTCTGCACACCTTCAGGTGTCGATGTCATCGCGCTGGAGGACGCAGGCGTCGCTCCTTACCTCTATTAGCTCATCTCTCTGACGGATTCCCTCTTTAagttcttcctgtttgtgctgcaggacagtACACGTGTGCTTCTGTCTTTCTAGTTCCTGAAGGCACAAGACAGAAGCATTCGACACACTTCCGTATCGGTAACACAAGCGTGGTCCGAGAGGCCGATATTTCACCTTGGACTTTTCTTCCAGCTCCCTCTTCATCTCAGACATCTGCTCCTCCATTTCCTCGATGACGTCCTTGAGCGTGTCCGCCTGATAGATGAGGTTGGCCTTGTCGTTGTCCAGCTGTGCATTGGACACCATGGCTTTCTTATACTTGTCCTCCACCTCGGTGAGTGACTCCTGACGGAGTCGGGAACGTGTCAACGAACAGGCTGTGGTTCAAAGCAGAGCTCGCATGCATGGCATCAGCTTATTCTTtgaatgaaacacatttaaaacacagacacacacacacacacacacgacacaaacCTTTTCTTCTACAGGCGCGATGCTGAGACACGCATTGAAGTAccttgtctattttttttaaacatgttatgAGATGAGCAATAGGTGACAACGATAATAAGAATGTGCTGAAACACTTTCAGGAGCGAAACGAGACAATGGtgtgaaaagaaatctggcaAAGTAGAAAGACGATCTAGAAGAACTGCATCAGCTGAGACCCAGGCGGAGGGCTGCACTATGACAGGCGTCCCCTACACCgtctcatccaggcgtcccctacgccgtctcatccaggcgtcccctacgccgcctcatccaggcgtcccctacgccgtctcgtccaggcgtcccctacgccgcctcatccaggcgtcccctacgccgcctcatccaggcgtcccctacgccgcctcgtccaggcgtcccctacgccgtctcgtccaggcgtcccctacgccgtctcgtccaggcgtcccctacgccgtctcgtccaggcgtcccctacgccgcctcgtccaggcgtcccctacgccgcctcgtccaggcgtcccctacgccgcctcgtccaggcgtcccctacgccgcctcatccaggcgtcccctacgccgcctcatccaggcgttCCCGTACGCCgtctcatccaggcgtcccctacgccgcctcatccaggcgtcccctacgccgtctcgtccaggcgtcccctacgccgtctcgtccaggcgtcccctacgccgtctcgtccaggcgtcccctacgccgcctcgtccaggcgtcccctacgccgcctcgtccaggcgtcccctacgccgcctcgtccaggcgtcccctacgccgcctcatccaggcgtcccctacgccgcctcatccaggcgtcccctacgccgcctcatccaggcgttCCCGtacgccgcctcatccaggcgttCCCGTACGCCgtctcatccaggcgtcccctacgccgtctcatccaggcgtcccctacgccgtctcatccaggcgtcccctacgccgtctcatccaggcgtcccctacgccgtctcatccaggcgtcccctacgccgcctcatccaggcgtcccctacgccgtctcatccaggcgtcccctacgccctctcatccaggcgtcccctacgccctctcatccaggcgtcccctacgccgcctcatccaggcgtcccctacgccgcctcatccaggcgtcccctacgccgcctcatccaggcgtcccctacgccgcctcatccaggcgtcccctacgccgcctcatccaggcgtcccctacgccgcctcatccaggcgtcccctacgccgcctcatccaggcgtcccctacgccgcctcatccaggcgtcccctacgccgcctcatccaggcgtcccctacgccgcctcatccaggcgtcccctacgccgcctcatccaggcgtcccctacgccgcctcatccaggcgtcccctacgccctctcatccaggcgtcccctacgccctctcatccaggcgtcccctacgccgcctcatccaggcgtcccctacgccgtctcatccaggcgtcccctacgccgtctcatccaggcgtcccctacgccgtctcatccaggcgtcccctacgccgtctcatccaggcgtcccctacgccgtctcatccaggcgtcccctacgccgtctcatccaggcgtcccctacgccgtctcatccaggcgtcccctacgccgcctcatccaggcgtcccctacgccgcctcatccaggcgtcccctacgccgcctcatccaggcgtcccctacgccgcctcatccaggcgttccctacgccgcctcatccaggcgtcccctacgccgcctcatccaggcgtcccctacgccgcctcatccaggcgtcccctacgccgcctcatccaggcgtcccctacgccgcctcatccaggcgtcccctacgccgcctcatccaggcgtcccctacgccgcctcatccaggcgtcccctacgccgcctcatccaggcgtcccctacgccgcctcatccaggcgtcccctacgccgtctcatccaggcgtcccctacgccgcctcatccaggcgtcccctacgccgcctcatccaggcgtcccctacgccgtctcatccaggcgtcccctacaccgcctcatccaggcgtcccctacacTGTCTCATCCAGGTTAGCTTGCTACCCCGACAGGTCGTCCTGTAGCCGAGCTGCTTCAGGAAGTTCATCTTAATGAACAAAACGATCACAGAGTCGTAGCTCTTGTGTTGGTTCCACACATTTAAGACTATTTTACCTGCATCCTACTGTGATGGTGCTTTAGGGCCATtgtaagtaaaagaaaaaaaaaagaggatgtaGGGGGTCAATaatcagagaaaaagaaaagaaaactacagTCACAAATATATCTTTAAAACTACAGATTGTAATGGTTTCTTCTGAGCAGGATAAATACCAGTGAGTGCCACTGAAAAGTCAAGAAGATTACGATACTACTTCCTTATGTTGTGTACTTGTATTATCTCACCCACAGCAGACGTAAACCAAGGCGGTCGAGGCATTTGTTGCGTAATTTTACATTTCGATCCAGCTTTTAAGAGGGAAGTAATTATGGTTCCTTAAAACCCCTTATAAATACAAAggttttttgctttattttattagaattgtaaaaaaaaaaaaagtgtggttTTAAGATAATTTTCAACAATCAGTAGAGTACATGGTAACACTGATGATGAGTCAGCTGCCAACCGGCCTCCCGGCTTCGTTGCTCACCACAGCGTCACACATTCGACTACCTGGTACTAATACATATTTAAACACGCAccctgacgcccccccccccctgcattcttTTACAGGAGGCGCGGTCCACATTTGAATCAAACATGCATTCATCCACTTTAGCTGACACTGAATGAACTAAGCATCTAATCTACTGTCATAGTAGCGTCTAACAGCACCAGTCTGAAGTCCAGTCATAGTACAGCCCTCGGTTGCCAGGTTTGTTAGTGAACTACTCTCATGAAACACACAGTGCCCAGTCAAAGAgaacacaaagctgctgcaggcgACTGCCGAGCTCAGACCGACAGCTGTCTAGTGCTTCTTCTCAACACTTCAAACCCAGCTGGAATGTGGGCGTGTCTCCATTTCAAGCACGACCAGTGAGTTTGgatcaaaacaggaagtaaacagaaGATCATGCAAACAGGAGATTTACTCGTAGGGGGGGAACGCAAAGACACGGCTGTGGTTGTTAGGAGCTACAAGAGGGAGTACAGAGGGGTAacgtgagtgggggggggggggggggggtgaagccaTGCTGCTCCCAGAGAAGGCATGCTGCGAGCGCAAGCCCCTCTACCTTTAGCTCCTTAAGCCCTTGCATGTACCGCCCTTCTACATCCTGAATCTGGTCCTTTAGTTCATAGATATCCTGTAGAGCAGAGTGAAGGAATGGTTGAGGAGGAGCCGGGGCATCAGAGGGCACGGGGGGGTATCAAGGAGAGATAAAGAGCCCGCGCCGCCAGACATGGGACTAGCCCACCCAGATACAAAGAGCAGCGCCACAGGACGTCCAGTCCTCCGTGCATATTTAAAGGAAAACTGGCAGAAATTAAGTCCGCACGACCAATGGGACTAGGTCCACTTGGGCTGCCCAATAAACCCACTGCCACTTGTCACTATTGGGGTGCGTCTAACACCCAGAAGAACATGCAATTGCAAAACAACAGTTTACTTTTTCATTGcattacgagagtaaagtgtaattgcacatccgctCCAGTGGGTGGCAGTAGCGCTTTCATGTCTACATGTAAATGTGccatcaatccattttcttgaAATCGCTTTTTTCCCGCCCAACCGACCTACACAAACTTGTTTTGTaggttaaaatgttttagatgGCAAATTgacatcacaatattgtctttgaGCTCATTAAGAAAGATACATCATAGtaaactgtcactgaatgcagttttagtccatgcatgagggaaaattagaaaaaatgtttattttgtaatttccaattaaccttacacgggccggtcagagtcaaccaaagggccgtacaatgcccaggtctgctcTAGGGTGTTTAACAGGAAACAATTGTGAAGCACTGGCCTATAGAGGATGGGCAGGGAGTCAGAAAATGCAGCACCTGCCTCAATAAAATCTTTGTAGACTCAGTGCACTTTGTGATTTTTCTACCAAATGTACTACAGTTGTTTTTCAGGAGATGTTGAGctattctttatttgtttttggctGGCAGATCAGGTTCAATGTAAAATAACCTTAGAGCATCACAGAATAATCTCTGTGACAATAAATGATCAACATCCATCAACATGTTAAAGTGATCTCGTATGCAGACATTTTCCTGGGGTGACACTGTCGGCCATCCATTATAAATCTTACCCTCAGTTCACTCAGACTGGTGTCCGGGTCATAAATGCTGCCCGTGTCCGTGCTGCCCCGTCGTGATGAGGTGCCACCCAGCGATGCCAACGTGGCTGCAGAGAGGCCCGGGGTGGCACAGCGGGAAGACGGCTGAGAACACACAACGTTTCACAGAAGCAGTTAGAGAAGCACAGAATCAGCTCGATGAGACTAATTAATTATGATCCGTAATTAATGAATGTAATTAACCTCTTTTTTAAGCTCACTGAAAAATCgctgagaaaagccctcaacttgaggtattctcatttaaatgtattacattattgtggcagatcaaaagattgatATATAACAAAAAGTAGCTTCATAAAGCCCTTTACTTTTTTAACAGATGCCGTCCTAaccatttacattctgctgtagttgcagaatgtatttgtttttcttgctgATTTTGGTCATCACTGTATGATGGGTCACTTCAATCAGAGGTTCTCAACCATTactttgttgactctgtgtccacgattgctcaatgttttcctgatggcaaaacaaatatcagaacaCTAAGCACAAATGAACCAGCATTCAGTATAAGAAATGTTAGTGAAATGGAGGTTAGGAGAATTATTCAATCGTTAAATACGTCAAGAGCAAAAGATGTCTTTGGTTTGGACACAGTCATGCTCAAAGAGCTCAGTTCATCAATACTTTATccattaaccaaaattattaacctttcaatctcccagggaaaatttccaagtgtttggaaaaaggcagttgtgactcctatatttaaaggtggaaatcctctgctgcctagcaactataggcctattagtataatcccgacactgtcaaaggtggtagagaaattggtagcagaacaaataacttgctatctgaatactggcccgttttctctgcatccaatgcaatttggctttagggccaaacactcgactgaaacggcaaactgtttttttgttgaaaggatcaaatctttaatggataaaagtggtgttgtcggagcaatatttcttgacctgaaaaaggcgtttgatactgtcaatcacagaatcctcctgtctaaactgtctacctttaatttttcactgcgcacacttggatggttagaatcatatctattacaccgttctcagtgtgttcaactacaaaaccatcaatcagctgttctaggtcagtctacaggtgttcctcaaggttctgtcctgggaccattgctgttctctttatatgttaatgatttaccttctgtttgtcctgacatcgacttacaaatgtatgctgacgatacggttatctatgtttttggtagcagtactacacaagttgctgaagaactcacagacatcatggttcatgtaacaacttggctgaagcagtgctgtttgcaattaaatctatcaaaaacggtctgcatgtttttctcaaagacaaagtgctctggtgctgacccagatgtctttgttttgggggaaaggctgcagattgtttccgaatacaagtaccttggagtcgttatagattcacaacttaatttcaaaaaacaggttaaaaaggtctgtaatagagttaaattcagtctctcaaactttagattcactcgggattacatgtcgacaggggcgtcgttgatgtatatgcattctatgattctttcgcatatcacttactgcttaacaacctggtcgcaggccagtatcactactctaatacctctgcagtctctgtacaaacaaacgcttaaaatactggacaaaaaaccagcatattttcatcactgcccaatattaaataaatacaaattgttaaactgggaaaatttgattaaatatataaattcatgtctgatgtacaaaattattaatggtttaacatctcctccgctcggacagtttgtggatgtaagaactgccacacatcgagtttctagaggtgctgcaagaggggactgcgttatcccactcaggaaaagcaaatttggtcaatctgccttttcctttaaagctgcacatgagtggaattctatcccagttatcgtcagaaatcttgagagctgtaatgcatttaaatttcaccttaaggaatggctcattagcacacagttgtgtcgtcactgagagaaactgctgtttaatttgttgttttataatgtcacctgtttttatgattttagttgctttataaaattttagttaatagacattaagttttactgttacttgaaattgttttagttgatatagtttttaattatgtggttattgtatatctgtatttttattaattttatttcatatgtatttatattttggggccatggaatttctgtccagggacaacagatgaaaaatagccttttggctaattctggcacattgacagaaatgtttattaatgtgcgctgtccctgttaaataaacgaatcatcaTCAATGTCCACTTCAGGGTGCCCACTGACTATTCCATCCCCAACAACTCAAGCACAAACAAACCCAAGGCATGAAAACGGATTTTTATAAAAAGGCAATGGAGAAacagtaaagttagagattaaaatTTAGACTAACGAGATCAAAAAACATAACGCAATACTGTGTTTAgtatcagtttgaaatgttcattcacattgcagtcaatggagcttttttatttatttatttttgttcctttgtGGACAGCATAATTCGTACATAATGTACACAACTTCAATCAGCACTTTCATGATCGGAAAGGagcagcaagaagaaaacaGTTCTTATATTAGCCTGCCCCTAGTTCAAGAAATTAATACAATTGATTTGAGTAGCCTACAccatcaacaaaaaaaaataaaaataaaaacacattcaagtaAACTTTTACAAGCTCAAAACAATTGATCATTAACATGCTTCAAAACGTGGTCGTCAATctctcggttaattattgaccaatgtttatggaaccacgtggacggtgtgaatccaacgagctgctcggcggaggtcgaGTCGGGGTGTAGTTATTTAGTTATGGAAATCTGATCCGGCCGTGTAAGTGTCGTGGTTTGGATTGTGATACGGCTCGTTGATGAAAAAGCTCTC
Above is a window of Brachionichthys hirsutus isolate HB-005 chromosome 7, CSIRO-AGI_Bhir_v1, whole genome shotgun sequence DNA encoding:
- the lrrfip2 gene encoding leucine-rich repeat flightless-interacting protein 2 isoform X5; its protein translation is MGTQGAGRKRAPVKDRFSAEDEALSSIAREAEARLAAKRAARAEARDIRMRELERQQKELDEKCDKQYSDYSRPSSRCATPGLSAATLASLGGTSSRRGSTDTGSIYDPDTSLSELRDIYELKDQIQDVEGRYMQGLKELKESLTEVEDKYKKAMVSNAQLDNDKANLIYQADTLKDVIEEMEEQMSEMKRELEEKSKELERQKHTCTVLQHKQEELKEGIRQRDELIEKHGLVIIPDGTPNGDVDHELQSSAITVVSQEAAQLLESAGEGPLGESIGGGGGPPGESIGGGGGPLGGSIGGGGGPLGESIGGGGPLGESIGGGRGPPGESIGGGGGPPGESIGGGGGPLGESIGGGGGPLGESIGGGGGPLGESIGGGGPLGESIGGGRGPPGESIGGGGPPGGSIRGGGGPLGESIGGGGPPGGSIRGGGGGPPGGSIGGGGGGPPGGSIGGGGGGPPGGSIGGGGGPLGESIGGGGPPGGSIGEGGGLPGESLGGGGPPGGSIGGGGGPLGERLY